In Aspergillus luchuensis IFO 4308 DNA, chromosome 1, nearly complete sequence, the following are encoded in one genomic region:
- the CTF18 gene encoding putative sister chromatid cohesion factor (Chl12) (BUSCO:EOG09260N2T;~COG:L;~EggNog:ENOG410PG1B;~InterPro:IPR003959,IPR027417,IPR003593;~PFAM:PF00004,PF13401,PF07728;~go_function: GO:0005524 - ATP binding [Evidence IEA];~go_function: GO:0016887 - ATPase activity [Evidence IEA]), translated as MPLIASPAPFPSSAPSPESQKRKNEEQSQSEEPKRQKIMGGFLDEADDDDDWDAFNDAQLRSEFQVQEDIIQQPPVELPEIPRPSQLPTESTPKPASTAPDLDPTPVPEPSTITSLPSRRPYRSIQIKTCSGKTHHVSLKRPAPRVSYERLVAGRSVTAPGRAQKSYYGIDIHKLLDEAANEPEAPPAETRPAPVVQPSIEAPIHDQKSAKLAAAMWTEKYRARKFTELIGDERTHRSVLRWLKAWEPIVFPNIARAKAKKPFNGKEEEERTHRKVLLLCGPPGLGKTTLAHVCARQAGYEVLEINASDDRSKDVVKGRIRDSLGTENVKGMNVEVGEEKVRKAGRPVCVVVDEVDGVVSGSGGGGEGGFMKALIDLVLLDQKNSSGATEQTKGRKKKGDNFRFLRPLIMVCNDVYHPSLRPLRAASVAEIIHVRQAPLENVVTRMKRIFTVEGIPSDNDGVRRLCEASWGLARRKQGGVKSSGTAEGDIRSVLVAAEWVAHKLRNECPSTLRLTRSWLEQKVLSANSSGSAFFKGLNRGGVRDLIERVFTEGAGFTDAPVGVDSFRDPFSHSEDKVPVGVADLRKRHAIERLREMVDASGEHDRAVAECFASYPLQSYQDDTFLSKPNAAYDWLHFHDTMSSKVYTAQDWELSAYLSQSVVAFHHLFATAQGKAKPREVDDEEEEHPFSGPRADFAAYEAQKQNRAILTEFQSAFSAPLSRLFRSTDSLVIDLIPNLVRMLSPDVKPVVVRGSGEQRSVASVRKESERTLIQAAVRVMAGLGVRFEKVRIENAGAHGGWAYRMEPPLDTLITFSKTKSTPTASGSAPVRYAIRQVLDQEYRKENIRKQSETLTTSNIGKKSSGKTADGQSKDDGDAKKTAHGPNVKRDFFGRVIKEPTPPPSDESPETAKQNETLKAGRRVWVTYHDGFSNAVRKPISMGELLAEL; from the exons ATGCCCCTCATTGCATCCCCCGCTCCCTTCCCGTCGAGCGCTCCGTCGCCGGAGTcgcagaagagaaagaatgaagaaCAATCGCAAAGTGAAGAGCCCAAGCGGCAGAAGATTATGGGCGGGTTCTTGGATGAagcggatgatgatgatgactgggaTGCTTTCAACGATGCGCAACTAAGGAGCGAGTTTCAGGTGCAGGAGGACATTATTCAACAGCCGCCTGTTGAACTACCTGAAATCCCGAGGCCATCTCAACTGCCAACGGAATCGACTCCGAAGCCAGCATCTACTGCGCCAGACCTTGATCCCACTCCTGTTCCGGAGCCGAGCACAATCACGTCGCTTCCCTCGCGAAGGCCATATCGATCAATACAGATAAAAACCTGCTCGGGCAAGACACACCATGTTTCATTGAAGAGGCCCGCACCCCGTGTCAGCTACGAAAGACTTGTTGCCGGTCGCTCCGTTACAGCACCCGGAAGGGCTCAGAAGAGCTACTACGGTATCGATATCCACAAGCTTCTCGATGAAGCAGCGAATGAGCCGGAGGCTCCCCCGGCCGAGACACGACCTGCCCCAGTGGTACAGCCGTCTATTGAAGCCCCGATCCACGACCAGAAGAGCGCAAAGCTAGCTGCAGCCATGTGGACTGAGAAGTACCGCGCACGAAAGTTCACGGAATTGATAGGAGACGAACGCACACATAGATCTGTTCTGCGGTGGCTGAAAGCTTGGGAACCTATCGTCTTTCCCAATATCGCTAgggcaaaggcaaagaagcCGTTCAACggcaaagaggaagaagaacggaCGCATCGGAAGGTCTTGCTACTATGTGGCCCGCCAGGTCTAGGAAAGACTACGCTAGCACATGTATGTGCTCGTCAGGCTGGTTACGAAGTGCTAGAAATCAATGCAAGTGATGATCGAAGCAAGGATGTGGTAAAAGGCAGGATTCGCGATTCCCTGGGCACAGAGAACGTCAAGGGCATGAATGTGGAAGTTGGTGAGGAAAAGGTACGCAAGGCAGGGCGGCCTGTTTGTGTCGTCGTCGACGAAGTAGACGGCGTCGTCAGCGGATCTGGAGGCGGCGGTGAGGGTGGTTTCATGAAAGCCTTGATCGATCTCGTCCTGCTGGACCAGAAGAATTCGTCAGGCGCCACTGAGCAAACCAAAggcaggaaaaagaagggcGACAACTTCCGATTCTTACGGCCGCTGATCATGGTCTGCAACGATGTCTACCATCCTAGTCTACGACCACTACGTGCGGCCTCGGTTGCGGAGATCATCCATGTCCGCCAAGCGCCGTTGGAGAATGTCGTCACGCGCATGAAGCGGATTTTCACCGTCGAAGGCATTCCATCCGACAATGATGGCGTCCGACGGCTCTGTGAAGCCTCCTGGGGCCTTGCTCGGCGCAAACAAGGAGGCGTCAAGAGCAGCGGAACAGCAGAGGGCGACATCCGCAGTGTGCTCGTTGCAGCAGAATGGGTGGCGCATAAGCTAAGAAACGAATGTCCATCTACTCTACGACTGACACGAAGCTGGCTGGAGCAAAAGGTTCTCAGCGCCAACAGTAGCGGCAGTGCCTTCTTCAAAGGCCTAAACCGCGGTGGTGTGCGCGATCTCATCGAGCGAGTCTTCACCGAAGGCGCCGGCTTCACAGATGCACCTGTTGGCGTCGACTCCTTCCGCGATCCCTTCTCCCATTCCGAGGACAAAGTACCAGTAGGTGTCGCTGATCTTCGGAAACGTCATGCCATCGAACGACTACGTGAAATGGTCGATGCTAGCGGCGAGCACGACCGCGCCGTGGCAGAGTGCTTTGCATCCTACCCGCTGCAAAGCTACCAAGACGacaccttcctctccaaacCCAACGCAGCCTACGACTGGCTACACTTCCACGACACCATGTCCTCCAAGGTCTACACCGCACAAGACTGGGAGCTGAGCGCCTACCTCAGCCAATCTGTCGTAGCATTCCACCACCTTTTCGCTACGGCTCAAGGCAAAGCCAAACCCCGGGAagtcgacgacgaagaagaggaacacCCATTTTCAGGTCCCCGAGCAGACTTTGCCGCCTACGAAGCGCAGAAACAGAACCGAGCCATCCTCACAGAATTCCAATCCGCATTCTCAGCCCCCTTATCCCGCCTCTTCCGATCCACCGACTCCCTCGTTATCGACCTCATCCCGAACCTCGTCCGAATGCTCTCCCCGGACGTGAAACCAGTCGTGGTCCGCGGCAGCGGCGAGCAGCGCAGCGTAGCCAGTGTGCGCAAAGAGAGCGAGCGCACGCTCATCCAAGCCGCCGTCCGCGTGATGGCCGGTCTAGGCGTACGATTCGAGAAAGTGCGCATCGAGAACGCCGGAGCCCACGGAGGATGGGCCTACCGGATGGAACC ACCCCTCGACACCCTCATCACATTCTCCaaaaccaaatccacccccaccgccAGCGGCTCCGCCCCCGTCCGCTACGCAATCCGCCAAGTCCTAGACCAAGAATACCGCAAAGAGAACATCCGCAAGCAATCGGAAACACTAACGACATCCAATATCGGCAAAAAGTCCTCCGGCAAGACCGCCGATGGACAATccaaggatgatggcgatgcgAAGAAGACCGCACACGGGCCGAACGTGAAGCGCGACTTCTTCGGCAGAGTCATCAAGGAGCCCACACCACCGCCGTCAGATGAGTCGCCCGAGACGGCGAAGCAGAATGAGACGTTGAAGGCGGGCAGACGCGTCTGGGTGACGTACCATGATGGGTTTTCAAATGCAGTCAGAAAACCGATTTCGATGGGCGAGTTGTTGGCGGAGTTGTAG
- a CDS encoding uncharacterized protein (TransMembrane:2 (i45-64o70-86i)), translating to MRGLDRKVSLNRGRIEVSGKAREKTSTFADDNAQNLSILSKVSSLSLFEIIPAGPIALLCILFRQEASDGFAMLFTVQSLLYNWVYRLHWPIRPLKIVTVFGSDCKRRATDPAETCIAAFHSNW from the coding sequence ATGCGAGGGCTGGATCGCAAAGTAAGTTTGAACCGAGGACGCATCGAAGTCAGTGGCAAGGCAAGGGAGAAGACCAGTACTTTTGCCGACGACAACGCCCAGAacctttccattctttcgaAAGTGAGCAGCCTATCGCTGTTTGAGATTATCCCAGCCGGACCAATAGCATTGCTCTGTATACTGTTCAGGCAGGAAGCATCTGACGGTTTTGCCATGCTATTCACAGTCCAAAGTTTACTCTATAACTGGGTATATCGGCTCCACTGGCCAATACGGCCACTCAAAATTGTGACTGTCTTTGGCTCAGACTGTAAAAGGCGAGCAACTGACCCAGCAGAGACATGTATTGCAGCCTTTCACTCTAATTGGTAG
- the ETF1 gene encoding electron transfer flavoprotein subunit alpha/FixB family protein (BUSCO:EOG092649VG;~COG:C;~EggNog:ENOG410PFFW;~InterPro:IPR033947,IPR014731,IPR014730,IPR001308, IPR014729,IPR029035;~PFAM:PF00766,PF01012;~go_function: GO:0009055 - electron transfer activity [Evidence IEA];~go_function: GO:0050660 - flavin adenine dinucleotide binding [Evidence IEA]) translates to MLLPQARLSALRALRATTAPRSSITTTSALARLLSTLAVLEQRDGKLQSSSLSAIAAAQKLGGPVTAFVAGAGVKGTSAAEAAQIKGLDKVLAVENEAYEKGLPENYAPLLVENIKKGEFTHVVAGHSAFGKSLLPRVAALLDVQQVSDITGIESEDTFVRPIYAGNAILTVQSTDPIKVLTVRGTSFQGVETTGGSASVTEGVDPNTPAQTEWVSEELAKSERPDLGTASRVVSGGRGLKSKEEFDRVIVPLADTLGAAIGASRAAVDSGFADNSLQVGQTGKNVAPQLYLCAGISGAIQHLAGMKDSKVIAAINKDPDAPIFQVADVGLVGDLFEKVPELTEKLKQ, encoded by the exons ATGCTCCTTCCGCAGGCAAGACTCTCCGCTTTGCGCGCCCTCCGCGCCACAACAGCACCCCgctccagcatcaccaccacctctgcGCTTGCCCGCCTTCTCTCCACCCTCGCCGTCCTCGAACAGCGCGATGGCAAGCTCCAGTCCTCCTCCTTGTCCGCTATCGCTGCGGCCCAGAAGCTCGGTGGTCCCGTGACGGCCTTTGTGGCGGGTGCTGGCGTGAAGGGTACCTCTGCTGCCGAGGCGGCGCAGATTAAGGGTCTGGACAAGGTGTTGGCGGTGGAGAATGAGGCTTATGAGAAG GGCCTCCCCGAGAACTACGCCCCGTTGCTCGTcgagaacatcaagaagggAGAATTCACGCACGTCGTGGCTGGCCACTCGGCGTTCGGAAAGAGTCTTCTGCCTCGTGTTGCGGCTTTGTTGGATGTGCAGCAGGTTTCGGATATCACGGGCATCGAGAGCGAAGATA CCTTCGTCCGCCCCATCTACGCCGGTAACGCCATCCTGACCGTTCAATCCACCGACCCCATCAAGGTCCTCACCGTCCGCGGTACCTCCTTCCAAGGCGTCGAGACCACCGGCGGCAGCGCCTCCGTCACCGAGGGTGTcgaccccaacacccccgcCCAAACCGAATGGGTGTCCGAAGAGCTCGCCAAGTCTGAGCGTCCGGACCTTGGTACCGCCAGCCGCGTCGTCTCCGGTGGCCGTGGTCTCAAGTCCAAGGAGGAGTTTGACCGCGTTATCGTTCCTCTCGCTGATACATTGGGCGCTGCCATTGGTGCTTCCCGTGCTGCTGTGGATAGTGGCTTCGCGGATAACAGTCTGCAGGTCGGACAGACGGGTAAGAACGTCGCACCGCAGTTGTACCTGTGTGCCGGTATCTCGGGTGCTATTCAGCACTTGGCGGGTATGAAGGATAGTAAGGTCATCGCGGCGATCAACAAGGATCCCGATGCGCCGATCTTCCAGGTTGCCGATGTTGGTCTGGTTGGGGACCTGTTTGAGAAGGTTCCTGAGTTGacggagaagctgaagcagTGA
- a CDS encoding uncharacterized protein (COG:L;~EggNog:ENOG410PG1B): MPESVKSTSTLDDASSSYSVSSTASTLKDLKATSKKWLPSKEKKEETKSSPPKPASPKPAKEKSRAPSTNYTTLATYLSLK, encoded by the coding sequence ATGCCTGAATCAGTCAAATCTACCTCCACCCTCGACGACGCTTCGTCCAGCTACAgcgtctcctccaccgcatcaACCTTGAAAGACCTCAAAGCCACGAGCAAGAAGTGGCTACCTagtaaagagaagaaggaggagaccAAGTCATCTCCACCTAAGCCTGCCTCGCCTAAGCCTGCCAAAGAAAAGAGCCGTGCCCCGTCCACCAACTACACGACTCTCGCTACATACCTGTCATTGAAATGA
- the fhdA gene encoding putative transcription factor Tos4 (COG:S;~EggNog:ENOG410PKEK;~InterPro:IPR000253;~go_function: GO:0005515 - protein binding [Evidence IEA]): protein MESSPPRSSLAAPVAGVKRPAALLPAFEPLSSSPSLPRPQKRVARDNHGIVSTYPTPVPTSSTHILSSSPPRMALPRTASRRTFTSSSSERTPLSAVPTITLPESGEPVLMGRSSASCHHQLAANRMISRVHVKATYKPAANPFDPDRVEIMCMGWNGIKLHCQGKTYDLAKGKTFTSDIKDADIMIDVHDARVLVQWPQSDRKDYASTDSEQTWEETTPKRKAQSRRSIHESPNVERQRLASPVSPSPAVKSLVPPSSPIYTPTRSRNSVVVYEDEASPSRRNSTADADQNSSSIASDILQSSQSSELSELSKQDDFSDHDEENDPIVHSFGPFGDNLLPRMASFTADESPLRPARPRNQVVQPTKSPGQPSKAVESTESTVTKLEPLSESFERVQNHAANQLAFSRLSSTPFSTILNNLPPSLWRRDGHHKEGPTKEEIRAILDTTKCIGKVAREGKDAAGKPLEAEYYYIPDFDEDDMRREAVVHDLRKPGLRNCRKQHKQYFWRKPK from the exons ATGGAGTCTTCGCCTCCAAGGAGCAGTTTGGCTGCTCCGGTGGCAGGTGTGAAGCGTCCCGCGGCCCTATTGCCTGCCTTTGAGCCATTgagctcctctccctcacttcCTCGTCCACAGAAGCGTGTAGCACGCGACAATCATGGCATTGTCTCGACTTACCCTACGCCGGTGCCGACCTCGTCGACCCATATCTtgtcctcctcccccccgaGAATGGCCCTGCCGCGAACGGCCTCACGGCGTACGTTTACTTCGTCCAGCTCCGAACGAACCCCTCTGTCTGCTGTCCCTACCATAACGCTTCCCGAGAGCGGGGAGCCCGTCCTGATGGGAAGGTCCAGTGCCTCGTGCCATCATCAGCTCGCGGCCAACCGTATGATATCGAGGGTGCATGTCAAGGCTACTTACAAGCCCGCAGCTAATCCCTTTGACCCTGATAGAGTGGAGATCATGTGCATGGGATGGAACGGGATTAAGTTGCATTGTCAGGGGAAAACATATGACTTGGCCAAGGGAAAGACGTTTACTTCGGATATCAAGGATGCTGACATCATGATCGATGTTCATGACGCCCGCGTGCTGGTCCAATGGCCTCAAAGTGACCGAAAAGATTATGCCTCGACGGATTCCGAGCAGACATGGGAGGAGACTACACCCAAACGTAAAGCACAATCCCGTCGGAGTATTCACGAAAGCCCCAATGTGGAACGTCAGCGCTTGGCGTCTCCCGTCTCGCCGTCCCCTGCGGTCAAGTCTCTGGTGCCCCCATCGTCGCCCATATATACCCCGACACGCTCGCGGAATTCCGTGGTCGTATACGAAGACGAGGCTTCACCTAGCCGTCGCAACAGCACTGCTGATGCAGATCAGAACTCGTCGTCCATCGCTAGTGACATTCTGCAGAGCTCGCAGTCTAGCGAGTTGAGTGAGCTGAGCAAGCAAGATGACTTCTCAGaccatgatgaagaaaatgACCCCATTGTTCATTCCTTTGGACCCTTTGGCGACAATCTACTCCCTCGGATGGCCTCATTCACTGCAGATGAGTCACCACTCCGTCCTGCACGACCCCGCAACCAGGTTGTCCAGCCTACCAAGTCCCCGGGACAACCCTCCAAGGCCGTTGAGTCGACGGAGAGCACAGTAACCAAGCTGGAGCCGTTGAGCGAGAGCTTTGAACGGGTTCAGAACCATGCCGCCAACCAATTGGCGTTCTCTCGGCTCTCCTCCACGCCATTTTCGACAATCTTGAACAACCTCCCACCGTCCTTGTGGAGACGGGACGGCCATCACAAAGAGGGCCCCACGAAAGAAGAGATCCGTGCCATCCTGGACACGACCAAGTGCATTGGAAAGGTGGCacgggagggaaaggatgcCGCAGGAAAGCCTCTGGAAGCCGAGTACTATTACATTCCTGACTTTGACGAGGACGATATGCGACGCGAGGCGGTTGTGCATGATCTCAGGAAGCCGGGCCTCCGCAACTGCCGCAAGCAGCACAAG CAATACTTCTGGCGCAAACCCAAATAA
- the sun1 gene encoding SUN family protein UTH1 (CAZy:GH132;~COG:S;~EggNog:ENOG410PFHK;~InterPro:IPR005556;~PFAM:PF03856;~SECRETED:SignalP(1-19)), translated as MKFNTVALTLATAGTLVSAQHHHQHRHHHKRSPDAEVVTVPGPTVTTFVLDGKVITYEEACAGIRKGTLKFSGNVPADVCESSSSTVASSTTSPTPTASVQAAAEFIEVAVKHSSSSSSSSSSTKTSSSYAAASSSSSASSSSSSSSSATGVDKEFPDGELDCDTFPSEYGAVALDYLGLGGWSGIQYVTIVDEIVDSIVTGVTGDSCISGAMCSYACPAGYQKSQWPSTQGSTGQSVGGIECKNGKLHLTNKSLSKKLCIEGVGGVHVKNTMSEEVAVCRTDYPGTESETIPLAVSANSELHPLTCPNGATYYKWENQTTSAQYYVNPKGVSTETGCQWGNGSSPIGNWAPINLGVGYNDGKWLSLFQNSPTTTTKLDFNVKIEGDNLSGSCKYEDGTFYSESGSNDSGCTVEVLSGSATYVFY; from the exons ATGAAGTTCAATACTGTCGCCCTCACCCTGGCTACCGCCGGTACCCTGGTGTCCgctcagcaccaccaccagcaccgccatcaccacaaGCGCTCCCCCGACGCCGAGGTCGTCACGGTGCCCGGTCCTACCGTCACCACCTTCGTTCTCGACGGCAAGGTCATTACCTATGAGGAGGCCTGCGCTGGTATCCGCAAGGGAACTTTGAAGTTCTCTGGCAACGTGCCTGCGGATGTTTGCgagtcctcttcttctactgtgGCTTCGAGCACCACCAGCCCGACTCCCACGGCTTCCGtccaggctgctgctgagtTCATCGAGGTCGCCGTCAAGCACTCGtcgagctccagctccagctccagcagcaccaagACCAGCAGCTCGTACGCCGctgcctcctccagctcctccgccagcaGCTCTAgcagcagctcctcctctgccaccGGTGTGGACAAGGAGTTCCCTGATGGCGAGCTTGACTGCGACACCTTCCCCTCTGAATACGGTGCCGTTGCCCTCGACtaccttggccttggcggTTGGTCCGGTATCCAGTACGTGACCATCGTCGACGAGATTGTCGACAGCATCGTTACCGGTGTCACCGGCGATTCCTGCATTTCCGGAGCCATGTGCTCCTATGCCTGCCCTGCCGGATACCAGAAGTCCCAGTGGCCCAGTACCCAGGGTTCTACCGGCCAGTCCGTTGGTGGTATTGAGTGCAAGAACGGCAAGCTCCACCTTACCAACAAGTCTCTGTCCAAGAAGCTTTGCATTGAGGGTGTCGGAGGTGTCCACGTGAAGAACACCATGAGCGAGGAGGTCGCTGTTTGCCGTACCGACTACCCTG GTACCGAATCCGAGACCATCCCTCTCGCTGTCTCTGCCAACAGCGAGCTCCACCCCCTGACTTGCCCCAACGGCGCCACCTACTACAAGTGGGAGAACCAGACCACTTCCGCTCAGTACTACGTTAACCCCAAGGGTGTTTCCACCGAGACTGGTTGCCAGTGGGGTAACGGCAGCTCTCCTATCGGCAACTGGGCTCCTATCAACCTTGGTGTCGGTTACAACGATGGCAAGTGGCTTTCTCTGTTCCAGAACAgccctaccaccaccaccaagcttGACTTCAACGTGAAGATCGAGGGTGACAACCTCAGCGGTTCTTGCAAGTACGAGGATGGTACCTTCTACTCCGAGTCTGGCTCCAACGACTCCGGTTGCACT GTTGAGGTTCTCTCCGGCTCCGCCACCTATGTCTTCTACTAA
- a CDS encoding uncharacterized protein (COG:S;~EggNog:ENOG410PN46;~InterPro:IPR023674,IPR028364,IPR016095;~PFAM:PF00687) has product MVSSTALTTKVTSGSPYQLEKTQVSRASTALLKHIATKQDEKEKTATKKTLIGDNDDSDAEEGSALHNEAIWLVLTTKKHIVDKNRLKPGKIPIPHSLNSSPSLSICLITADPQRSVKNIVTDPSFPAHLSSRIERVIGYSKLKDRYKSFESRRQLLAEHDVFLADDRIIMRLVNTLGKVFYKSSKRPIPVRIAEIEKVDGKKVKKDPKVRNARKVEGEGDKESAFATPAIVAKEIEKALNCAPVHLAPATTAAIRVGSSKFSAKQVAENVEAVVKGLTEKFVTKGWRNIKALHIKGANTMAMPIWLASELWVEDGDVVEEEEQTPAVEAGKKRKQIGDAEEEKVIEEAPKKTKKAKAKAAQDDEETLSLAARKEKLQKQKAKALEDGAVAVPPAATGAGKKKRKSTS; this is encoded by the exons ATGGTGTCTTCGACGGCGCTAACGACGAAGGTGACTTCGGGGTCACCCTACCAGTTGGAGAAGACTCAG GTCTCCCGCGCCTCCACGGCCCTCCTCAAACACATCGCGACCAAGCAagacgagaaagaaaagacggCCACGAAGAAGACCCTTATCGGcgacaacgacgacagcGACGCGGAAGAAGGCAGCGCTCTGCACAACGAAGCGATCTGGCTGGTCTTGACAACGAAGAAGCACATCGTGGACAAGAACCGTCTGAAGCCAGGCAAGATCCCGATTCCGCACAGCCTgaactcctctccctccctcagcATCTGTCTCATCACGGCGGACCCCCAGCGCAGCGTGAAGAACATCGTTACGGACCCGTCGTTCCCTGCACACTTGTCGTCGCGCATCGAGCGGGTAATCGGATACTCGAAGCTGAAGGATCGGTACAAGAGTTTCGAGAGCCGGAGACAACTCCTCGCTGAACACGATGTGTTCCTGGCTGATGATCGGATTATTATGCGGTTGGTGAATACGCTCGGCAAGGTTTTCTACAAGAGTAGCAAGAGGCCGATTCCGGTGCGGATTGCGGAGATTGAGAAGGTGGAtgggaagaaggtgaagaaggatccCAAGGTTCGGAATGCTAGGAaggtggagggtgagggggatAAGGAGAGTGCGTTTGCGACGCCGGCGATTGTGGCTaaggagattgagaaggCGTTGAATTGTGCGCCGGTGCATTTGGCGCCTGCTACGACGGCGGCGATCCGTGTTGGGTCGAGTAAGTTCTCCGCTAAGCAGGTGGCGGAGAATGTGGAGGCTGTTGTGAAGGGGTTGACGGAGAAGTTTGTCACCAAGGGGTGGAGGAATATCAAGGCGTTGCATATTAAGGGGGCTAATACGATGGCTATGCCGATTTGGTTGGCTAGTGAGTTGtgggttgaggatggagatgttgttgaggaggaggagcagactCCTGCTGTTGAGGCGGGTAAGAAGCGCAAGCAGATTGGtgatgctgaggaggagaaggtgattGAGGaggcgccgaagaagaccaagaaggctAAGGCTAAGGCTGctcaggatgatgaggagacgCTGTCGCTGGCTGCTAGGAAGGAGAAGCttcagaagcagaaggctAAGGCGTTGGAGGATGGTGCGGTGGCGGTTCCGCCGGCGGCGACTGGTGCtggtaagaagaagagaaagtcgACTTCTTGA